A portion of the Adhaeribacter radiodurans genome contains these proteins:
- a CDS encoding c-type cytochrome, which translates to MKNKLKDGLKISLLTFTVVSVVACSKAPNDPGTQYAPQMYDDPSYEALRQADYNTVNPGRMNMRVPAKNTIPRGKLAYFNHIPKNDSLNQANGLKNPLVANEQVLEEGQVLYERFCQHCHGAEGEGNGKVGAVFKGVANLKSDALKVASMGHIYHVITNGKGRMMPHGSQLTPDERWKITLYVKNTLQGAGEQATEVDSEAATEASSSDGDNVQQATGLTNTQ; encoded by the coding sequence ATGAAAAATAAACTAAAAGACGGTTTAAAAATATCGCTGCTAACTTTTACTGTAGTTTCAGTCGTTGCATGTAGTAAAGCTCCGAATGATCCCGGAACACAATATGCTCCTCAGATGTACGATGATCCATCTTATGAAGCTTTAAGGCAAGCAGATTATAACACAGTTAATCCGGGCCGTATGAATATGCGCGTACCAGCAAAAAATACTATTCCCCGGGGAAAGCTGGCCTACTTTAATCATATCCCAAAGAATGATAGCTTAAATCAGGCAAATGGTTTAAAAAATCCACTTGTGGCCAACGAACAAGTTTTAGAAGAAGGGCAGGTTTTGTATGAACGTTTTTGCCAACATTGCCATGGGGCCGAAGGGGAAGGAAACGGAAAAGTAGGTGCTGTGTTTAAAGGGGTTGCCAATCTGAAATCAGATGCTTTAAAAGTGGCAAGTATGGGGCATATTTATCACGTAATTACCAATGGTAAAGGACGTATGATGCCTCATGGCTCCCAACTAACACCCGATGAACGTTGGAAGATTACTCTATACGTAAAGAATACTTTACAAGGTGCCGGGGAGCAAGCAACAGAGGTAGATAGCGAGGCAGCAACGGAAGCTTCTTCCAGCGACGGTGATAATGTACAGCAAGCAACTGGACTTACTAATACTCAATAA
- a CDS encoding DUF3341 domain-containing protein, which translates to MTNKKFILGVFEEEEVLLQAIENIRAAGTKIYEVFTPFPIHGIDDVLGIKRSRLPIAAFLYGCAGLAFALWMQIYMLGFDWPMIIGGKPHVALPAFIPVSFELTVFCTAHGMVLTFLIICGLYPRLKVPVFDVRSTDDKFVMAIEVKDGVTDVNKVNDLLRSNGAVEVNEKEVV; encoded by the coding sequence ATGACTAATAAGAAGTTTATCTTAGGTGTTTTTGAAGAAGAAGAAGTCCTTCTTCAAGCTATAGAAAATATTAGGGCGGCGGGTACTAAAATTTATGAAGTATTTACCCCTTTTCCAATCCATGGTATTGATGATGTATTAGGCATAAAACGTTCGCGATTACCAATTGCAGCCTTTTTATATGGTTGTGCTGGTTTAGCGTTTGCTTTATGGATGCAGATTTACATGCTTGGCTTTGACTGGCCCATGATAATTGGCGGTAAGCCCCACGTTGCCCTGCCCGCATTTATTCCGGTAAGCTTTGAGTTAACAGTTTTTTGTACAGCTCATGGTATGGTACTCACATTTTTGATTATATGTGGCTTATATCCGCGGTTAAAGGTGCCGGTATTTGATGTGCGCTCCACAGACGATAAATTTGTGATGGCCATAGAGGTAAAAGATGGTGTAACAGATGTTAACAAAGTAAATGACCTGCTTCGCTCCAACGGAGCCGTTGAAGTAAACGAGAAAGAGGTAGTATAA
- a CDS encoding cytochrome c oxidase subunit II → MITFAIVLSIILIGVILALLFRIQILSSIYSGSFQKRASKSNKINAVLFLLFLIVGGVAFIWSFQNAEARIHIPVGSVHGVWIDDMFWLTMVIIGIVFVITQILLFYYSYRYQYKDEKKAYYFPHNNKLEIIWTMIPAVVMALLVFKGWKTWTKITDPAPREAMVVEIVGKQFNWIARYPGNDNALGTVRTNLIDATNELGIDFSDQRSADDILPSEIHIPKGRPVLFKIRSRDVIHSFYLPHFRAQMHAVPGMPTKFWFVPTKTTADMATETGNPDFKYELVCNQICGANHFAMRAVVIVDEPEEYQKWMSAQKAFVADKPELLKNIKTPQGIVLDSKTEAPGKAAL, encoded by the coding sequence ATGATTACATTCGCTATAGTTTTATCAATAATTCTGATTGGAGTAATACTAGCTCTACTCTTTCGAATACAAATACTTTCCTCTATTTATAGCGGAAGTTTTCAAAAAAGAGCAAGTAAGAGTAATAAAATCAATGCAGTTCTTTTTTTGTTATTTTTAATAGTTGGTGGAGTTGCTTTTATCTGGTCTTTCCAGAATGCAGAAGCACGCATTCATATTCCGGTGGGCTCCGTTCACGGAGTATGGATTGATGATATGTTCTGGTTAACAATGGTAATTATAGGAATTGTGTTTGTAATAACTCAAATTCTACTTTTTTACTATTCTTATCGCTATCAGTACAAAGACGAAAAAAAAGCTTACTACTTCCCTCATAATAATAAGCTGGAAATTATTTGGACAATGATTCCTGCTGTAGTAATGGCGCTATTAGTATTTAAAGGTTGGAAAACCTGGACAAAAATTACAGATCCGGCTCCTAGAGAGGCAATGGTGGTAGAAATAGTGGGTAAACAATTTAACTGGATTGCTCGCTATCCGGGTAATGATAATGCTTTAGGTACTGTAAGAACAAACCTGATTGATGCAACTAATGAGTTGGGTATAGATTTTTCTGATCAAAGAAGTGCAGATGATATCTTACCTAGTGAGATTCATATCCCAAAAGGGCGCCCGGTGTTGTTTAAAATCCGGTCTCGGGATGTAATCCATAGTTTTTACCTGCCTCATTTCCGGGCACAAATGCATGCTGTACCAGGTATGCCTACCAAGTTTTGGTTTGTACCAACTAAAACAACTGCGGACATGGCCACGGAAACAGGTAACCCCGATTTTAAATACGAATTAGTTTGTAATCAAATTTGTGGGGCAAACCACTTTGCTATGCGGGCGGTGGTAATTGTGGATGAACCAGAAGAATATCAAAAATGGATGTCTGCGCAAAAAGCATTTGTGGCAGATAAACCAGAATTACTTAAAAATATAAAGACTCCTCAAGGAATCGTTTTAGATTCTAAAACAGAAGCCCCTGGTAAGGCTGCGCTATAA
- a CDS encoding quinol:cytochrome C oxidoreductase, with product MLEERLSISRRTNNQFYLMIGIGLVLLVLGIFLTMNGGGSHHGSPEHETATAGGHHAIDWKNRLFANLWLNNVYFTGIAVIGLFFTAVQYVSYAGWSVLIKRVLEAFGYYLPVGAIVMLVVFLIGQHQLFHWTDHTLYEEGNPNYDPIIAGKASFLNIPFYLIRMVGYFALWIIFFIWMRKQSVAEDLEGGLDYYNKSIRIGAMFLVVFGVTSSLSAWDWVLSIDTHWFSTMFGWYVFASWFVSGLAATTLAVIVLKQNGYLQMVNANHLHDLGKFVFAFSIFWTYVWFSQFMLIWYANIPEESIYFMERLGGYKDHYTWIFFVNLIVNFVFPFLVLMTRDAKRQIIMLKLVCIALLFGHWLDFYLMIMPGTMRGESGFGFIELGAALLFLGIFLVTFTRGLSKASLVPINHPFLEESIHHTV from the coding sequence ATGTTAGAAGAAAGACTAAGTATTTCTAGAAGAACAAATAACCAGTTCTATTTAATGATAGGAATAGGTTTGGTGCTACTGGTATTGGGAATATTTTTGACCATGAATGGGGGAGGTTCGCACCATGGTTCTCCAGAGCACGAAACGGCCACAGCCGGAGGGCATCATGCTATAGATTGGAAGAATAGATTATTTGCTAACCTTTGGTTAAACAATGTTTATTTTACTGGTATAGCAGTAATTGGTTTATTTTTTACTGCAGTACAATATGTATCTTATGCAGGATGGTCTGTTTTAATAAAACGGGTTTTAGAAGCATTTGGTTATTATTTACCCGTAGGAGCAATAGTTATGTTAGTCGTATTTTTGATAGGACAACACCAATTATTTCACTGGACGGACCATACTTTGTACGAAGAAGGTAATCCAAATTACGATCCTATTATTGCCGGGAAAGCTAGCTTCTTAAATATTCCATTCTATCTCATCCGGATGGTAGGTTATTTTGCTCTTTGGATTATATTTTTCATTTGGATGCGCAAGCAATCAGTAGCCGAAGATTTAGAAGGTGGGCTTGATTATTACAACAAAAGCATCCGTATTGGAGCCATGTTCCTGGTGGTATTTGGAGTAACCTCTTCTCTTTCAGCCTGGGATTGGGTATTATCGATCGATACCCATTGGTTCAGTACAATGTTTGGCTGGTATGTATTTGCTAGTTGGTTCGTATCTGGCTTGGCAGCTACTACATTAGCCGTTATTGTTTTAAAACAAAATGGTTATTTGCAAATGGTAAATGCTAACCATTTGCATGATTTAGGAAAATTTGTTTTTGCTTTTAGTATTTTCTGGACTTACGTTTGGTTTTCGCAATTTATGTTGATTTGGTACGCCAATATCCCAGAAGAATCAATCTACTTTATGGAAAGATTAGGGGGTTACAAAGACCATTATACCTGGATTTTCTTCGTTAACCTAATTGTAAATTTTGTTTTTCCTTTCTTGGTGCTAATGACCAGAGATGCTAAAAGGCAAATAATTATGCTTAAATTGGTGTGTATAGCATTGTTATTCGGACATTGGTTAGACTTTTATTTAATGATTATGCCAGGTACAATGCGGGGAGAAAGTGGATTCGGATTTATTGAGTTAGGGGCGGCTCTTCTTTTTCTGGGTATATTTTTAGTAACCTTTACCCGGGGATTATCTAAAGCGTCGCTGGTACCAATTAATCACCCATTCTTAGAAGAAAGTATTCACCATACTGTTTAA